Proteins from a single region of Hydra vulgaris chromosome 12, alternate assembly HydraT2T_AEP:
- the LOC136088180 gene encoding uncharacterized protein LOC136088180, with amino-acid sequence MANKSISITHLKEIMDIHENTIMKLFSDRIDKLESKISVMQEENKNLKNEVSDLKKSVEFVSDKYENLLLKIDVSKKTAMSLVYQLNDTKINIENDNVIKDKLAELEDRSRRNNLRFNGIEEKEIETWQETESKIREILKTKLGLNGNIEIERAHRVGKKVMGVKRINRTIVVKFLNYKDKNAILDKFVKAKLWNENLFINEDFSERTMEIRRKLFAEAKELRSKGKYAKVTYNKLFTRDFK; translated from the coding sequence atggctaataaaagtatttcaattactcatttaaaagaaattatggaTATTCATGAAAACACAATAATGAAGCTATTTAGCGACAGGATTGATAAACTAGAGAGTAAAATATCAGTTATgcaagaagaaaataaaaatttaaaaaatgaagtaagTGACCTGAAAAAAAGTGTTGAATTTGTCAGtgacaaatatgaaaatttactattgaaaatagatgtttctaaaaaaacagCAATGTCATTAGTATATCAACTAAAcgacacaaaaataaatatagaaaatgatAACGTTATTAAAGATAAGTTGGCTGAACTTGAAGATAGGAGTCGCAGAAATAATTTGAGATTTAATGGTatagaagaaaaagaaattgaaaccTGGCAAGAAACTGAAAGTAAAAtaagagaaattttaaaaactaaattggGTTTAAATGGTAATATCGAAATTGAGAGAGCCCATAGAGTTGGAAAAAAGGTGATGGgtgttaaaagaataaatagaactattgttgtaaaatttttaaactataaagaCAAGAACGCGATTTTGGATAAGTTCGTAAAGGCAAAACTCTGGaatgaaaatttgtttataaatgaaGATTTTAGCGAACGTACTATGGAAATAAGAAGAAAGTTATTCGCGGAAGCAAAGGAGCTACGAAGTAAAGGAAAGTATGCTAAGGTTACTTATAACAAATTATTCACACGcgattttaagtaa